The Macrobrachium rosenbergii isolate ZJJX-2024 chromosome 56, ASM4041242v1, whole genome shotgun sequence genome includes a region encoding these proteins:
- the LOC136836240 gene encoding uncharacterized protein, which produces MLSEVSRDLFAEQGNQDNFSWTWNSSSSFVLPGSPNLHYTRLSLRVVSPCSYQSFGLSPEVYTKPLIHFSPLLSLTRRHRLNLHDGQPLSSLAPARTSQSPRSFIPQLPRSFIPQLPRSPIPQLPRSPIPEIPRSFIPQLPRSFIPQLPRPFTPQFKRSFIPQFKRSFIPQLPRPFIPQPPRFFIPYLPRSFIPHTVELWSSQPEDVGQLEPQKFKGGCVALLP; this is translated from the exons ATGCTGAGCGAAGTCTCCAGGGATCTTTTTGCTGAGCAAGGCAACCAGGATAATTTTTCCTGG ACCTggaactcctcctcctcttttgtaCTCCCAGGATCTCCTAACCTGCATTATACTAGATTAAGCCTTCGAGTAGTAAGCCCGTGCTCATATCAGTCTTTTGGTTTGAGTCCAGAGGTCTACACCAAGCCTCTAATTCATTTCAGCCCCCTGCTATCACTGACCAGACGCCACAGGCTCAATCTACA CGACGGTCAGCCTCTCTCATCACTGGCTCCTGCGCGTACTTCTCAGTCcccgaggtcctttattcctcagctcccgaggtcctttattcctcagctCCCGAGGTCTCCTATTCCTCAGCTCCCGAGGTCTCCTATTCCTGAGATcccgaggtcctttattcctcagcttccgaggtcttttattcctcagctCCCGAGGCCCTTTACTCCTCAGttcaagaggtcctttattcctcagttcaagaggtcctttattcctcagctcccgaggccctttattcctcagcCCCCAAGGTTCTTTATTCCTTATCTCccgaggtcttttattcctcacaccgttgaactgtggaGTAGTCAACCTGAGGATGTTgggcaactggaacctcaaaagttcaagggagGATGcgttgcattactaccctag